The following proteins are co-located in the Phragmites australis chromosome 10, lpPhrAust1.1, whole genome shotgun sequence genome:
- the LOC133931326 gene encoding uncharacterized protein LOC133931326, producing the protein MAMSKLAAAAGRPGWADLPRDLFESVLGRLPVPDRLRLRAVCTAWQSAAETATATRLQAVRSPWLMLPFNPTAHRRTRGCGDGAKFLEARFLSLSDGRSYAIRQPAPAISNRFCVGSSDGWLVTADAASELQLLNPLTGAQVTLPSVATLPFVDAIRDSDGRAVSYNLRYCFTDADGNGDEVVIPPETVAPDRLRYKLYEKAILVSAPRRVTPSGSWGGYAVLLICQPLHRLAIARAGDTKWTLLINTPARCWVDAVRASSAASADGTQRRAVYTMDTAGRVEAWDMDATTDAILTPSRAIAPPCCCTERECSMSAACRKYLVELSPGHLLQVHRLRDAAHARYKWEPRPEHVEYTTTKVVLFEWTAGAGGRVQWALVDGKDTSRVLAGRALFLGKNASLCVPVDGGCCPEMRGNCVYFTDDGQWSHDRCHEVAPDVGVLDLADGSYRTPRGAVRDLLWKWPPPVWVFPSIAN; encoded by the coding sequence ATGGCTATGAGCAAGCTCGCCGCTGCAGCCGGGAGGCCGGGCTGGGCCGACCTCCCGCGCGACCTCTTTGAGTCCGTCCTCGGCCGCCTCCCCGTGCCggaccgcctccgcctccgcgccgTCTGCACCGCGTGGCAGTCGGCCGCCGAAACCGCCACCGCCACGCGGCTTCAGGCCGTGCGGTCCCCGTGGCTCATGCTCCCCTTCAACCCGACCGCGCACAGACGCACGAGGGGCTGTGGCGATGGCGCCAAGTTCTTGGAGGCGCGGTTCTTGAGCCTTTCGGATGGCAGGTCGTACGCCATCCGGCAGCCGGCTCCCGCCATCTCCAACCGCTTCTGCGTCGGCTCGTCGGATGGGTGGCTCGTAACCGCCGACGCCGCCTCGGAGCTGCAGCTCCTGAACCCGCTCACCGGCGCGCAGGTGACGCTGCCGTCCGTCGCCACGCTCCCGTTCGTCGATGCCATCCGCGACTCGGACGGCCGTGCCGTAAGCTACAACCTTCGGTACTGTTTCACTGATGCTGACGGCAACGGAGACGAGGTGGTGATCCCACCGGAGACAGTCGCGCCGGACAGGCTCCGGTACAAGCTCTACGAGAAGGCCATCCTCGTGTCCGCGCCACGGCGGGTGACCCCGTCGGGCTCGTGGGGCGGCTACGCCGTGCTGCTCATCTGCCAGCCCCTGCACCGTCTCGCCATCGCCCGAGCCGGGGACACGAAATGGACTCTGCTCATCAACACACCCGCGCGCTGCTGGGTCGACGCAGTGCGCGCGTCCTCTGCGGCCAGCGCCGATGGGACGCAACGGCGAGCGGTGTACACGATGGACACCGCGGGGCGCGTCGAGGCCTGGGACATGGACGCCACCACGGACGCTATACTGACACCGTCCAGGGCGATCGCACCTCCGTGTTGCTGCACGGAACGCGAGTGCTCCATGTCGGCAGCGTGCCGCAAGTACCTCGTGGAGCTCTCGCCGGGGCACCTGCTCCAGGTGCACCGGCTCCGGGACGCGGCGCACGCGCGGTACAAGTGGGAGCCCCGGCCGGAGCACGTCGAGTACACCACCACCAAGGTCGTGCTCTTCGAGTGGACGGCCGGCGCGGGAGGTCGTGTCCAGTGGGCGCTGGTGGACGGCAAGGACACCAGCCGCGTCTTGGCCGGTCGCGCGCTGTTCCTGGGGAAGAACGCGTCGCTGTGCGTCCCGGTggacggcggctgctgccccgAGATGAGGGGCAACTGCGTCTACTTCACCGACGACGGGCAGTGGTCGCACGACAGGTGCCACGAGGTGGCGCCGGACGTGGGGGTGCTCGACCTCGCCGACGGGAGCTACAGGACGCCGCGTGGCGCAGTGCGCGACCTGCTCTGGAAATGGCCGCCCCCGGTCTGGGTCTTCCCGTCGATCGCCAACTGA